The following are encoded together in the Bradymonas sediminis genome:
- a CDS encoding PspA/IM30 family protein, translated as MSIMNRLNRIIRSNVSDLRGDTGPDSIDKLLSEMESSLRDAKRQAMILRRQEKKLLAEIRAHRESAEQWEDRAMMALKRQQEDLARDALAVRNEALEQAAELREELEAQRVHAEDINRAIQALEMKMAGARGKARNAGNARAGGRVTQRPRSSESAWDAEFRRRVEGQGAAAPSSYSADDDASDFQDERLFREVDRMGSKIDAFEAGVEAMRELSDEELFDPGRSKLDARFRELERRRQRDTDRDDLAALKKKFED; from the coding sequence ATGAGCATCATGAACCGGCTGAACCGAATCATTCGCTCCAACGTGTCGGATTTGCGGGGCGACACGGGTCCGGATTCGATTGATAAATTGCTCTCTGAGATGGAGTCGAGCCTGCGGGATGCTAAGCGCCAGGCGATGATCCTGCGGCGCCAGGAGAAGAAGCTGCTGGCCGAGATCCGCGCGCACCGCGAGTCGGCCGAGCAATGGGAAGACCGCGCGATGATGGCGCTGAAGCGCCAGCAAGAAGACCTCGCCCGAGACGCGTTGGCGGTTCGAAACGAGGCGCTCGAGCAGGCGGCAGAATTACGCGAGGAGCTTGAGGCGCAGCGTGTCCACGCCGAGGATATCAATCGTGCGATTCAGGCGCTTGAGATGAAGATGGCGGGGGCGCGCGGCAAGGCGCGAAACGCGGGGAATGCGCGAGCTGGCGGGCGAGTGACACAGCGCCCGCGCAGCAGCGAGAGCGCGTGGGATGCGGAGTTTCGCCGGCGCGTCGAGGGCCAGGGCGCCGCGGCGCCCAGCAGCTATTCGGCAGACGATGACGCCTCGGATTTCCAGGATGAGCGGCTCTTCCGCGAAGTGGACCGAATGGGCTCAAAGATCGACGCGTTTGAGGCAGGCGTGGAGGCGATGCGCGAGCTGAGCGACGAGGAGCTATTTGACCCAGGTCGAAGCAAGCTCGACGCGCGCTTTCGTGAGTTGGAGCGCCGCCGCCAGCGCGACACGGATCGCGATGATCTGGCGGCGTTGAAGAAGAAATTCGAAGACTAA
- a CDS encoding nucleotidyltransferase family protein, which yields MAERSVVGAVLCAGFGTRLRPLTEAIPKPLLPFLNTPIVTYALEHLSRAGVERVALNLHHLADSVPPVVDLIAKQFALLPVYSREWEILGTAGGVRGMWRALGEPDATMVVLNGDSIINMDLAKHLEAHRKSGRRATMIVRPRADDQPGKVWLDGEHHLRGLRDMRHPDASEDLKEYDFTGVHILEPEFIAEIPFEMGCMVGDVYGPLMEAGEEINTSVMEGFWAALDTPELFLETTRRVLEEPGLFAQAPLPEGDSAGRFIYKPEQLDPKVECEGPVLLGLYAKAQAGAKIGGNSVIDGCELGANASVQNAVLYGMGPIEGEWKDCIAVAGKVAQSSAYK from the coding sequence ATGGCTGAACGCAGTGTAGTTGGCGCGGTTTTATGCGCAGGTTTCGGAACACGTCTTCGCCCGTTGACGGAGGCGATTCCCAAGCCGCTGCTCCCGTTTTTGAACACCCCGATTGTGACCTACGCGCTTGAGCATCTGTCGCGCGCCGGGGTTGAGCGGGTTGCCCTGAACCTGCACCATCTGGCGGATAGCGTCCCGCCGGTGGTCGATCTGATCGCGAAGCAATTCGCGCTGCTGCCGGTATATTCTCGGGAGTGGGAGATCCTCGGCACCGCCGGCGGCGTGCGCGGCATGTGGCGCGCGCTGGGCGAGCCGGACGCCACGATGGTGGTGCTCAATGGCGATTCGATCATCAATATGGACCTTGCCAAGCATCTCGAAGCGCATCGTAAGAGCGGGCGTCGCGCGACCATGATCGTGCGCCCGCGCGCCGACGACCAGCCGGGAAAGGTCTGGCTGGACGGGGAGCATCATCTGCGCGGACTGCGCGACATGCGCCACCCCGACGCCAGCGAAGATCTCAAAGAATATGACTTCACCGGGGTTCATATTCTCGAGCCGGAGTTCATCGCCGAGATTCCGTTTGAAATGGGCTGCATGGTCGGCGATGTCTACGGCCCGTTGATGGAGGCGGGGGAGGAGATCAACACCTCAGTGATGGAGGGTTTCTGGGCCGCGCTCGATACGCCAGAGCTCTTCTTGGAGACCACGCGCCGTGTCTTGGAAGAGCCGGGGCTCTTCGCCCAGGCACCGCTGCCCGAGGGGGACTCGGCGGGACGATTTATCTATAAGCCCGAACAACTCGACCCGAAGGTCGAATGTGAGGGGCCGGTTTTGCTCGGCCTCTACGCGAAGGCCCAGGCGGGCGCAAAGATTGGGGGCAACTCGGTCATTGATGGGTGCGAACTTGGGGCGAACGCGTCGGTCCAGAACGCGGTGCTCTATGGCATGGGCCCGATTGAGGGTGAGTGGAAGGATTGCATCGCGGTGGCCGGAAAGGTCGCCCAGAGCAGCGCATATAAATGA